A genomic segment from Actinoplanes sichuanensis encodes:
- a CDS encoding dynamin family protein, which yields MNLTDRTREVLGQAITVYRGTADAARLTAVRDRLDAPLRVAVAGRVKAGKSTLLNALVGERLAPTDAGECTRIVTWYRDGHAYQVQALIRNGQTRTLRFTRDDGPVTVDLDGLDAAAIDQLTVTWPARALRTLTLIDTPGIGSLSDQNSRHTWDLLVPDDEETPADAVVYLLRHLHPGDIEFLRAFHDTEVSRPSPVNAIGVLSRADEIGAGRPDSMASARRIAARLGTDANVRRLVQSVVPVAGLLAETAVTLTEIEVAQLRRVAALPVKQAEELLLSADRFASAMPELGLTDLERVALLTRFGLFGVRLTSTLLRREVATTASALSKELADRSGLTQLRDIIGSLFLERRDILKSRSALLALAEITRARPRPGGEAVSAAVEEIMASAHPFNELRVLSSLRAGWITGKPDVIEDLERLIGGSGNATSERLHLPPDAPAAEQSATCLNALARWQRRAENPLTSYEMTVAARIAIRSCEGMLARLDQRR from the coding sequence GTGAACCTCACCGACCGCACCCGCGAAGTCCTCGGCCAGGCCATCACCGTCTACCGGGGTACCGCCGACGCCGCCCGCCTCACCGCCGTCCGCGACCGGCTCGACGCCCCGCTGCGCGTCGCCGTCGCCGGGCGCGTCAAAGCCGGCAAGTCCACCCTGCTCAACGCCCTGGTGGGGGAGCGGCTCGCACCCACCGACGCGGGCGAGTGCACCCGCATCGTCACCTGGTACCGCGACGGCCACGCCTACCAGGTCCAAGCCCTGATCCGCAACGGTCAGACACGCACCCTGCGGTTCACCCGCGACGACGGGCCGGTCACCGTCGACCTGGACGGCCTCGACGCCGCCGCGATCGACCAGCTCACCGTCACCTGGCCGGCCCGAGCGCTGCGCACCCTGACCCTGATCGACACGCCCGGCATCGGGTCGCTCTCCGACCAGAACTCGCGGCACACCTGGGACCTGCTCGTCCCCGACGACGAGGAGACCCCCGCCGACGCCGTCGTCTACCTGCTGCGGCACCTGCATCCGGGCGACATCGAGTTCCTGCGCGCCTTCCACGACACCGAGGTCTCCCGGCCCAGCCCGGTCAACGCCATCGGCGTGCTGTCGCGCGCCGACGAGATCGGCGCCGGCCGACCCGACTCGATGGCCTCGGCCCGGCGCATCGCCGCCCGGCTCGGCACCGATGCCAACGTGCGACGACTCGTCCAATCGGTGGTCCCGGTGGCCGGGCTGCTCGCCGAGACCGCGGTGACGCTCACCGAGATCGAGGTCGCCCAGCTACGCCGGGTCGCCGCGCTGCCGGTCAAGCAGGCCGAGGAACTGCTGCTCTCCGCCGACCGCTTCGCGTCGGCCATGCCCGAGCTCGGCCTCACCGATCTGGAACGCGTCGCGTTGCTGACCCGTTTCGGACTCTTCGGCGTACGGCTGACGAGCACCCTGCTTCGACGTGAGGTCGCCACGACCGCTTCGGCGCTGTCCAAGGAGCTGGCCGACCGCAGTGGCCTGACCCAGCTCCGCGACATCATCGGCAGCCTGTTCCTGGAGCGCCGGGACATCCTCAAGTCACGCTCGGCGCTGCTCGCACTGGCCGAGATCACCCGCGCCCGCCCACGCCCCGGTGGCGAGGCGGTGTCGGCGGCGGTCGAGGAGATCATGGCGTCCGCCCACCCGTTCAACGAACTGCGGGTGCTGTCCAGCCTGCGCGCCGGGTGGATCACCGGCAAACCCGACGTGATCGAGGACCTGGAACGCCTGATCGGCGGCTCCGGCAACGCCACCAGCGAACGCCTGCACCTGCCGCCGGACGCCCCGGCCGCCGAGCAGTCGGCGACCTGTCTGAACGCGCTGGCCCGCTGGCAGCGCCGCGCCGAGAACCCGCTCACCTCCTACGAGATGACCGTGGCGGCCCGGATCGCGATCCGCTCCTGTGAGGGCATGCTCGCCCGGCTGGACCAGCGGCGATGA